One stretch of Mycolicibacterium fallax DNA includes these proteins:
- a CDS encoding TetR/AcrR family transcriptional regulator, protein MASVVSREAYFDTGLEVLADAGFGGLKLAVVCNRLGVTTGSFYHYFSNWGHYTRELIEHWGQSTHKRVAALQAITDPTDRIRKITHVGLNLPHEADAAIRTWASVDPEVRAAQVEVDFERFEVIRTAAREIVRNDRQSRIFAELAVYLLTGYEQSTLPHQSEDLAWMFNRLIDDLIGGHWAEPSSPEVVTDGAEPA, encoded by the coding sequence ATGGCAAGCGTCGTTTCTAGGGAGGCGTACTTCGACACCGGGCTCGAGGTATTGGCCGACGCAGGCTTCGGGGGTCTCAAACTGGCGGTGGTCTGCAACCGCCTGGGTGTCACAACCGGATCCTTTTATCACTATTTTTCCAACTGGGGTCACTACACCCGGGAGCTGATCGAGCACTGGGGGCAGTCGACGCACAAGCGGGTGGCCGCGCTGCAGGCCATCACCGACCCGACCGACCGGATCCGCAAGATCACCCACGTCGGGCTGAACCTGCCGCACGAGGCCGACGCCGCGATCCGCACCTGGGCATCGGTGGATCCGGAGGTACGCGCCGCCCAGGTCGAGGTCGATTTCGAGCGGTTCGAGGTGATCCGGACCGCGGCGCGGGAGATCGTCCGCAACGACCGGCAGTCCCGGATCTTCGCCGAACTGGCGGTGTACCTGCTGACCGGCTACGAGCAGTCCACCCTGCCGCACCAGAGCGAGGACCTGGCCTGGATGTTCAACCGGTTGATCGACGACCTGATCGGCGGCCACTGGGCCGAGCCTTCCTCGCCGGAGGTCGTCACCGACGGCGCCGAGCCGGCCTGA